One Nitrospira sp. DNA window includes the following coding sequences:
- a CDS encoding Molybdate-binding domain of ModE yields MKLSARNQFQGTVTKITEGQAMAEVVVKVGNLDFVAAITEGSVKNMGLKVNDTVTVAVKATEVMIGK; encoded by the coding sequence ATGAAGCTCAGTGCGAGAAATCAATTTCAGGGCACCGTGACCAAAATCACCGAGGGCCAGGCCATGGCGGAAGTGGTCGTCAAGGTCGGCAATCTCGATTTCGTGGCGGCCATCACGGAAGGCTCCGTGAAGAATATGGGACTGAAAGTCAATGACACGGTCACCGTCGCCGTCAAGGCCACGGAGGTCATGATCGGAAAATAG
- a CDS encoding phosphate-selective porin O and P has translation MSATLRSHTSSSRNRISIQGVLCGLFLIMCAWLGRTETALAADTGKLVEKDGKHVFVESMDPATKLLLDRAAKQGIITQEEYAQVVKESEERTYLLQPSFRGWYDRGFNLSFNDNAFFLKIRFRTQLRYTQRFRNDAWRDPGDAKNFPELLGVFGDYRANRSENTSSQFNVRRMRFYFMGHLFDPDFKYYIQLRAETAENAQSPGSLALLDVNFTSTHLKWMNVQFGQFKVYFNRSQINSTASMQFAERALVMDAFTASGLDRRDKGITIMNDEELFPINYYFGVFNGAGPSFNRFGSFQSEEATVGCPGGQTSGNPFPSPASCPPNQRNLNANLRLDVDRLMYVGRLNWNILGRPGYGEGDLAYSETPQLAVGGGYSYNPAVNTSSDNAFVGLDLANLNFRRQLAAFGNGRQLGLGIVDFSTWAADGVFKYRGFSLQGEFYFKNVIRHEKGLPCLNVGCTVTAPNQFGNALGWYVQSGYYVIPRTLEVAARFAYWDPDTHSASDLVKETDVSLNWFLNGTYDHQIMVTYSNIQMGMGGYAIGRSAPLPPGSGTVPLDLHGGTLIENAIRVQYQIFF, from the coding sequence ATGAGTGCAACGTTACGAAGTCATACGTCGTCATCGCGCAATAGGATCTCTATTCAGGGAGTTCTCTGCGGTCTCTTTCTCATCATGTGTGCGTGGTTGGGCCGGACGGAAACCGCCCTCGCGGCGGATACGGGGAAGTTGGTCGAGAAGGATGGGAAACATGTCTTCGTCGAGAGCATGGACCCGGCGACCAAGCTCTTGCTGGACCGGGCGGCGAAACAGGGAATCATCACGCAGGAAGAGTATGCGCAAGTGGTGAAGGAATCGGAGGAGCGGACCTACTTGTTGCAGCCGAGTTTCAGGGGATGGTACGACCGGGGATTCAACCTCTCCTTCAACGACAATGCCTTTTTTCTGAAGATTCGGTTTCGCACCCAGTTGCGCTATACGCAACGGTTTCGCAACGATGCCTGGCGCGATCCCGGAGACGCCAAGAATTTCCCTGAATTGCTGGGAGTGTTCGGGGATTATCGAGCCAACCGCTCGGAGAACACATCGTCCCAGTTCAATGTGAGGCGGATGCGATTCTATTTCATGGGGCATCTCTTTGATCCGGACTTTAAGTACTATATCCAACTGCGGGCAGAGACGGCCGAGAATGCGCAGTCACCTGGTTCCCTTGCACTCCTCGATGTGAATTTCACTTCGACGCACCTCAAATGGATGAACGTCCAGTTCGGTCAGTTTAAGGTGTATTTCAACCGGTCCCAAATCAACTCGACGGCGTCCATGCAATTTGCCGAACGAGCGTTGGTGATGGATGCGTTCACAGCCAGCGGCCTGGATCGTCGTGACAAAGGTATCACGATCATGAACGACGAAGAGCTGTTTCCGATCAACTATTATTTCGGCGTATTCAACGGAGCGGGGCCGAGTTTCAATCGATTCGGCTCATTCCAGTCGGAAGAAGCGACCGTGGGTTGTCCCGGAGGCCAAACCAGTGGGAATCCATTTCCATCTCCGGCGAGTTGCCCGCCCAATCAACGGAATTTGAATGCGAATCTGCGTCTCGATGTCGATCGACTCATGTATGTCGGGCGCTTGAACTGGAATATCCTGGGGCGGCCCGGGTATGGGGAAGGTGATCTTGCCTATTCTGAAACGCCGCAATTGGCGGTCGGTGGTGGCTATTCCTATAACCCGGCCGTTAATACCAGCTCCGATAACGCGTTTGTGGGGCTCGACCTGGCCAATTTGAATTTTAGACGCCAGCTCGCGGCATTCGGCAATGGACGACAACTCGGGCTAGGCATCGTAGATTTTTCCACCTGGGCGGCAGATGGAGTCTTCAAATATCGTGGGTTCTCTCTCCAGGGAGAGTTCTACTTCAAGAATGTCATTCGCCATGAGAAGGGATTGCCCTGCCTCAATGTAGGCTGTACCGTGACGGCGCCTAATCAGTTTGGGAATGCGTTGGGGTGGTATGTGCAGAGCGGGTACTATGTCATCCCCCGCACGCTTGAGGTGGCTGCGCGGTTTGCCTATTGGGACCCGGATACCCATTCTGCCAGCGATCTGGTCAAAGAGACTGATGTTTCGTTGAACTGGTTTTTGAACGGGACCTACGACCATCAGATCATGGTGACCTATAGTAATATCCAAATGGGCATGGGGGGGTATGCGATCGGTCGTAGCGCCCCGTTGCCACCCGGATCTGGAACGGTTCCTCTCGATCTGCACGGCGGCACGTTGATCGAGAACGCCATTCGAGTCCAGTATCAGATCTTTTTCTAG
- a CDS encoding Molybdenum ABC transporter ATP-binding protein ModC, translated as MAAEIAIDLVKTFPGRAPIRARISYPVEASTVLILFGPSGSGKTTILRSVAGLEWPEEGTIRFVSRTWLDTRSGIRVVPQDRHIGYMPQDYALFPTYTVAGNIAYGLGHLSSRDRQRRVDEVIELFQLRGLGQARPRELSGGQQQRVALARAVAPRPLLLLLDEPLSALDAPTRLHLRSELRNLLKQLALPSIIVTHDWAESLTLGDVMAVISSGEVLQVGAPIEVFSRPQNAEVARVVGVETVVKGRVVVNEADGILRVNVNGTTLTAVEAEPTGPEVFVCIRAEDVVLERGPAAASSARNHLSGTVTAVTALGALARVAIDCGFPLVAMVTRSTVEEFGLVSGLPVVAAIKAGAVHLVSRQGD; from the coding sequence ATGGCCGCAGAAATAGCCATCGATCTCGTCAAGACCTTTCCGGGCCGTGCACCGATTCGAGCACGGATCAGCTATCCGGTCGAAGCCTCGACGGTCTTGATCCTGTTCGGTCCTTCCGGATCGGGCAAGACGACGATTCTCCGCTCCGTGGCGGGGTTGGAATGGCCCGAAGAGGGGACCATTCGATTTGTGTCGAGAACCTGGCTGGATACGAGGTCGGGGATCAGGGTGGTACCGCAAGATCGGCACATCGGCTACATGCCGCAAGACTATGCGCTCTTCCCCACCTATACGGTCGCGGGGAATATCGCGTACGGGCTGGGCCATCTGTCTTCGCGGGATCGGCAGCGACGGGTGGACGAAGTGATCGAGCTGTTCCAACTGCGTGGGCTGGGGCAGGCGAGGCCGCGTGAACTCTCCGGAGGACAACAGCAGCGAGTGGCGCTGGCCCGTGCGGTGGCTCCCAGGCCGCTGTTGCTGCTGCTCGATGAACCGCTCTCGGCGCTGGACGCGCCGACTCGTCTGCACCTGAGGAGTGAATTGCGGAATCTCTTGAAGCAGCTGGCATTGCCGTCGATCATCGTGACGCATGACTGGGCGGAATCACTGACCCTGGGCGATGTGATGGCCGTCATCAGTTCGGGCGAGGTGTTGCAGGTCGGCGCCCCGATCGAGGTCTTCAGCCGCCCGCAGAATGCGGAGGTCGCGCGCGTCGTGGGGGTGGAGACGGTTGTGAAGGGGCGGGTGGTGGTCAACGAGGCGGACGGGATATTGCGCGTGAACGTGAACGGCACGACGCTGACGGCCGTCGAAGCGGAGCCCACCGGACCGGAGGTCTTTGTCTGTATCAGGGCGGAAGATGTCGTGCTGGAACGGGGACCGGCCGCCGCAAGCAGCGCGCGGAATCATCTTTCCGGAACCGTCACCGCCGTCACCGCGCTCGGAGCCTTGGCGCGGGTGGCGATCGACTGCGGTTTTCCCCTCGTCGCCATGGTCACGCGCTCGACAGTGGAAGAGTTCGGGTTGGTTTCAGGCCTTCCGGTGGTGGCTGCGATCAAGGCCGGTGCGGTTCATCTCGTGTCGAGGCAAGGCGATTAG
- a CDS encoding Molybdenum ABC transporter, substrate-binding protein ModA, whose product MPILKYMRMSGVACGILLVTLIAAVGGARSLAYADELAVAAASDLNFAIKELIGEYEKQTGHRVKLSLGSSGNFYAQLQQGAPFDLYFSADIGYPKKLEEAGLTVPGSLYRYAVGRVVLWAPKSSPLDVSKGLTVLREPTIRKIAIANPKHAPYGRAAVAAMEHGQVYGDVKDKLVLGENISQAAQFIESGACDIGIIALSLALAPTMKRAGSYWQIPADAHPPLEQGAVIVKQSKHQEAARQFLAFMQGSQGQEIMTRYGFTLPN is encoded by the coding sequence GTGCCTATCTTGAAATATATGAGGATGAGTGGTGTTGCATGCGGGATTCTACTCGTGACCCTGATCGCGGCAGTGGGAGGAGCGAGGTCACTTGCTTATGCCGATGAACTTGCCGTGGCCGCTGCGTCCGATTTGAATTTCGCCATCAAGGAATTGATCGGAGAGTATGAGAAACAGACGGGTCATCGGGTGAAACTGTCGTTGGGTTCTTCGGGCAATTTTTACGCGCAACTCCAGCAAGGCGCACCCTTCGACCTCTATTTTTCAGCCGACATCGGCTATCCGAAAAAGTTGGAGGAGGCGGGCCTCACCGTGCCTGGGTCGTTGTATCGGTATGCGGTCGGGCGGGTGGTCTTATGGGCGCCGAAGAGTTCTCCGCTCGATGTGTCGAAGGGGCTCACGGTTCTCCGCGAGCCCACGATCAGAAAGATCGCCATTGCCAATCCGAAACATGCGCCCTATGGCCGGGCGGCGGTCGCGGCGATGGAACATGGACAGGTCTATGGGGATGTCAAAGACAAATTGGTCTTGGGCGAAAACATCTCACAAGCCGCGCAGTTCATCGAATCCGGCGCCTGCGATATCGGGATCATCGCCCTGTCCCTGGCGTTGGCTCCGACCATGAAGAGGGCCGGCAGCTACTGGCAGATTCCAGCCGACGCCCATCCTCCGTTGGAGCAGGGGGCGGTCATCGTGAAACAGTCCAAGCATCAGGAGGCTGCCCGGCAATTTCTCGCCTTCATGCAGGGCTCCCAGGGACAGGAGATCATGACCCGTTATGGATTCACTTTGCCGAACTAG
- a CDS encoding Molybdenum ABC transporter, substrate-binding protein ModA: MGGQGFMGSSTRVVLYSMILFLAANVMEPAAARAGEPFVIAASPSLRGLLEKLGNGFEQAHPGVRVQLYFGSGLNLRQTIAGMENSMVGQYFIGKGPIHLVAPGGDEVLTRLEQKYYVLPGTKRPYAVDQLVLVVPESLVEAPESLEAMGHSTARLAVADQSHTRLGAQTAEALRSLGLEASFKGRLDVATDSHGVIDHVLSGQADAGIIYGDQAVKERERLRLVAIIGKGYTPTRHSMAMERYCPNRSLCEEFLAYTQSAEGQAVVRQAGYGVPTSPRP; the protein is encoded by the coding sequence ATGGGAGGACAGGGCTTCATGGGGAGTTCGACCCGGGTCGTCTTATATTCAATGATCTTGTTTCTGGCCGCGAACGTGATGGAGCCTGCCGCAGCAAGGGCCGGCGAGCCGTTCGTCATTGCGGCATCGCCGAGTTTGAGGGGATTGCTGGAAAAGCTCGGTAATGGGTTTGAGCAAGCCCATCCTGGTGTGCGGGTCCAACTCTATTTCGGTTCCGGGTTGAACCTTCGGCAAACCATCGCCGGTATGGAAAACAGCATGGTCGGCCAGTATTTTATCGGAAAAGGCCCTATTCATCTTGTCGCGCCGGGAGGAGATGAAGTGCTCACCAGGCTGGAGCAAAAATATTACGTCCTGCCCGGCACAAAACGGCCCTATGCAGTGGATCAACTGGTCCTCGTGGTGCCGGAATCCCTGGTAGAGGCCCCGGAGTCTCTCGAAGCGATGGGCCATAGTACCGCTCGGCTGGCAGTGGCGGACCAGTCGCATACCAGATTGGGTGCGCAGACGGCTGAGGCCCTTCGGTCGCTTGGCCTTGAGGCATCTTTCAAAGGACGGCTGGATGTCGCGACCGATTCCCACGGGGTCATTGACCATGTCCTCAGCGGCCAGGCTGATGCGGGAATCATATACGGCGATCAGGCGGTAAAGGAGCGGGAACGGCTGCGGCTGGTTGCGATCATCGGAAAAGGCTATACCCCGACGCGGCATTCCATGGCCATGGAACGGTACTGCCCCAATCGTTCTCTGTGCGAGGAATTTCTGGCCTATACCCAAAGTGCCGAAGGGCAGGCGGTCGTGCGCCAAGCGGGATACGGGGTGCCGACAAGCCCTCGACCATAG
- a CDS encoding TraT complement resistance protein precursor, with the protein MAAGSFRWVLAGILLSTGCAANVRDTDLLASNSVMLPPSTARTVFLQNRNSSDNQAMSLNDLGSRLDAKGYQVVQDPRAAAYVVLTNIVYCNQTKVELPVEDMVASGYGSGIGSSIMSGLHGLSGMASMAGPQGAVAGAAASMGLNAAEGIGNAVGNMFGGPSRPDANENINYACVADLQITEREKAGGTPSIVQPGTPPPPGIYQTRLAASVHQKKLDEQEATPLVQQRLSAAVAGHF; encoded by the coding sequence ATGGCTGCAGGTTCTTTCCGCTGGGTTCTGGCCGGAATCCTCCTGTCGACCGGATGTGCGGCCAACGTCCGGGACACCGACCTGCTCGCCAGCAATAGCGTCATGCTGCCGCCCTCGACGGCGAGAACGGTCTTCCTCCAGAATCGCAACTCCTCCGACAATCAAGCCATGTCGTTGAACGACCTCGGGTCGCGCCTGGATGCAAAGGGCTACCAGGTCGTGCAGGATCCCCGTGCGGCAGCCTATGTGGTGCTGACCAATATCGTCTATTGCAATCAAACCAAGGTGGAACTGCCCGTCGAGGACATGGTCGCAAGCGGGTATGGATCTGGGATCGGGTCTTCGATCATGTCCGGCCTCCATGGCCTGAGCGGCATGGCCAGTATGGCGGGACCACAGGGGGCGGTCGCCGGAGCGGCGGCTTCAATGGGCCTGAACGCCGCCGAAGGAATCGGGAACGCCGTGGGCAATATGTTCGGAGGACCGTCCAGACCAGACGCCAATGAGAACATCAACTATGCCTGTGTCGCGGATCTCCAAATTACGGAACGGGAGAAAGCAGGCGGGACGCCATCCATCGTGCAGCCCGGCACGCCTCCGCCTCCCGGTATTTACCAAACGAGGCTGGCGGCCAGCGTCCACCAGAAGAAACTCGATGAGCAGGAAGCCACGCCTTTGGTCCAGCAGCGATTGAGTGCAGCCGTGGCTGGTCATTTCTAA
- a CDS encoding Molybdenum ABC transporter permease protein ModB, with product MNWIAIWVTFKLAGLTALILLIIGLPIAYWVSFSRWRWKFIVESVVALPLVLPPTVLGFYILVAIGPRSPFGRLYAELIGHPLPFTFEGLLLASILYSLPFAVQPFAAAFDQVDRRLIETSWTLGVSKFHTFFKLIVPLSAAGLVTGAVLSFAHTMGEFGVVLMVGGNLEGVTRTVSIDIYDEVQALNYDAASQTALFLLIVSYLVLLAVYAINRNVWAAWPQK from the coding sequence GTGAACTGGATTGCGATTTGGGTCACATTCAAGCTGGCCGGTCTCACGGCGCTGATTCTGTTGATCATCGGTCTTCCCATCGCCTATTGGGTGAGTTTTTCACGCTGGCGGTGGAAATTCATCGTGGAGTCGGTGGTGGCGCTCCCGTTAGTGCTGCCGCCGACCGTACTCGGCTTCTACATTCTCGTGGCGATCGGCCCCCGTAGCCCCTTCGGCCGGTTGTACGCCGAGTTGATCGGCCACCCTCTGCCCTTTACGTTCGAAGGGTTACTCCTGGCCTCTATTCTCTACAGCCTGCCCTTTGCGGTGCAGCCCTTCGCGGCGGCGTTCGATCAGGTGGATCGACGGCTGATTGAAACCTCCTGGACCTTGGGAGTCTCGAAGTTCCATACGTTCTTCAAGCTCATCGTGCCGCTGTCCGCGGCCGGCCTGGTGACCGGGGCGGTGCTGAGTTTCGCCCATACGATGGGTGAGTTCGGGGTGGTGTTGATGGTCGGAGGCAATTTGGAGGGCGTGACCCGCACCGTGTCCATCGATATCTACGACGAAGTGCAGGCACTGAACTATGACGCGGCCTCGCAGACGGCGTTGTTTCTGCTGATCGTCTCCTACCTGGTGTTGCTCGCCGTATACGCCATCAATCGAAACGTCTGGGCAGCATGGCCGCAGAAATAG
- a CDS encoding Transcriptional regulator of molybdate metabolism, Xre family, whose protein sequence is MGEKSKAEPASNVVNSLRALRMAKGLSQGQLADGALVTRQAVCAIEANQYLPTTAVALRLASVLGCHVEDIFSLKTTGELIEGDWVRHGTAVLTIQPRTRVKVAKVEGRFIVRPVAALGEVLNYTVPADGLVIGRSGGGTRSSKIDQRVRVRLLRERQLIEQEISVAGCDPAINLASEYLRRHKDASTVVGWTMGSAAALDALKRKEVHMAGLHILDAKTGESNLPYLRRHLQGDDYIVVTFAAWEEGLIVGAGNPKRIRTVDDLARPDVRLVNREEGAGARMLLDQRLSALGIKGPTLKGYGSFVSSHFEVARHIAERQADVGIGIRSAAQIFGLDFIPLQQARYDLVFPKRYLAGHPGLSHLLDAIASRQFRTEVEALGGYDMTETGKVRNLRAG, encoded by the coding sequence ATGGGCGAAAAAAGCAAGGCCGAACCGGCTTCGAACGTCGTCAATTCCCTTCGCGCGTTGCGGATGGCCAAGGGGCTCTCTCAAGGTCAACTCGCCGACGGGGCGCTGGTCACGAGGCAGGCCGTCTGCGCCATTGAAGCCAACCAGTACCTTCCGACGACCGCCGTCGCTCTGCGGCTTGCGAGCGTCTTGGGTTGTCATGTGGAGGATATCTTCAGCCTCAAGACGACCGGCGAACTGATCGAGGGAGATTGGGTCCGGCATGGCACGGCCGTGCTCACGATCCAGCCTCGCACCAGGGTCAAGGTCGCCAAGGTCGAAGGCCGCTTTATCGTTCGCCCCGTCGCGGCCTTGGGTGAAGTGCTGAATTACACCGTGCCCGCAGACGGGTTGGTCATCGGCAGAAGCGGGGGCGGCACTCGTTCGTCCAAGATCGATCAGCGGGTGCGCGTGCGTCTCCTGCGCGAGCGGCAGCTCATCGAACAGGAGATCTCGGTCGCAGGCTGTGATCCGGCCATCAATCTGGCGAGTGAATATCTGCGCAGGCACAAGGACGCCTCGACGGTCGTCGGTTGGACGATGGGAAGCGCGGCGGCGCTCGACGCGCTCAAGCGCAAAGAAGTCCACATGGCGGGGTTGCACATCCTGGATGCCAAGACGGGGGAATCGAACCTACCCTATCTGCGACGTCACCTGCAGGGAGACGATTATATCGTGGTGACCTTCGCGGCATGGGAGGAAGGCCTCATCGTCGGCGCCGGCAATCCCAAACGGATACGCACTGTGGACGACCTCGCGCGTCCGGATGTCAGGCTCGTGAACCGTGAAGAGGGCGCCGGAGCGAGGATGTTGCTGGATCAGCGGTTGTCGGCATTGGGAATCAAGGGGCCCACACTGAAGGGGTATGGGTCATTCGTGAGCTCTCACTTCGAAGTCGCACGGCATATCGCCGAGCGCCAGGCTGATGTCGGGATCGGGATACGATCCGCCGCACAGATTTTTGGACTCGATTTCATCCCCTTGCAACAGGCCCGGTATGATCTCGTGTTTCCGAAACGCTATTTGGCTGGCCATCCTGGGCTCTCCCATCTGCTTGATGCCATTGCCAGCCGGCAGTTTCGCACGGAAGTGGAGGCCTTGGGTGGTTACGACATGACGGAGACGGGAAAGGTACGCAACCTGCGGGCAGGGTGA